From Calonectris borealis chromosome 7, bCalBor7.hap1.2, whole genome shotgun sequence, one genomic window encodes:
- the ECHS1 gene encoding enoyl-CoA hydratase, mitochondrial, which translates to MAASLRALLRPAAAAAAAARRRALLPPPPRPLLGARACSAGAPFQYLAVQKTGARQSVGLIQLNRPQALNALCEGLMEELRRALEALESDPQVGAIVLTGSQKAFAAGADIKEMQNKTFQECYSSGFLAGWDKVSTVRKPIIAAVNGYALGGGCELAMMCDIIYAGEKAQFGQPEILLGTIPGAGGTQRLTRAVGKSLAMEMVLTGDRISAAEAKEAGLVSKVFPVEKLLDAAIACAEKIASNSKLVAAMAKESVNAAFETTLAEGTRTEKRLFYATFATGDRKEGMTAFVEKRKANFTDS; encoded by the exons ATGGCCGCCTCGCTGCGCGCGctcctccgccccgccgccgccgccgccgccgccgcgcgccgccgcgcgctcctcccgccgccgccccgccccctcctcgGGGCGCGCGCCTGCAGCGCCG gggcccCGTTCCAGTACCTGGCGGTGCAGAAGACGGGGGCGCGGCAGAGCGTGGGCCTGATCCAGCTGAACCGGCCGCAGGCGCTCAACGCCCTCTGCGAGGGGCTGATGGAGGAGCTGCGGCGGGCGCTGGAGGCCCTGGAGAGCGACCCGCAGGTGGGGGCCATCGTCCTCACCGGCAGCCAGAAAGCCTTCGCAG CTGGCGCGGACATCAAGGAGATGCAGAATAAAACCTTCCAGGAGTGCTACAGCAGCGGCTTCCTCGCCGGCTGGGACAAGGTCTCCACCGTCCGCAAACCCATCATCGCCGCCGTCAACGGCTATGCC CTGGGCGGCGGGTGCGAGCTGGCCATGATGTGTGACATCATCTACGCCGGGGAGAAGGCGCAGTTTGGGCAACCCGAAATCCTGCTGGGGACCATCCCAG GCGCCGGAGGGACGCAGAGGTTGACCAGGGCGGTGGGGAAGTCGCTGGCGATGGAGATGGTCCTCACTGGGGACCGGATTTCGGCGGCGGAGGCGAAGGAGGCAG gtctggtcagcaaggtctTCCCCGTGGAGAAGCTGCTGGACGCGGCCATCGCCTGCGCTGAGAAGATCGCCAGCAACTCCAAGCTGGTGGCCGCCATGGCAAAGGAGTCGGTCAACGCTG CCTTCGAGACGACGCTGGCAGAGGGGACCAGGACGGAGAAGCGGCTTTTTTACGCCACCTTCGCCACC GGTGACCGCAAGGAGGGGATGACGGCGTTCGTGGAGAAGCGCAAGGCGAACTTCACCGACAGCTAA
- the SPRN gene encoding shadow of prion protein yields the protein MRRGAAACWALLLLAAAFCDTAAGKGGRGGARGAARGGARGAARGRVKSPVPRYGSAGAALRVAGAAAAGAAAGVAAGAELRRARLAGELEAGDGVEYRDGNWTSAASAWTRAAPARDPPGWAVPWLCSLAAVLRR from the coding sequence atgcggcggggcgcggcggcgtgctgggcgctgctgctgctggccgccGCCTTCTGCGACACGGCGGCCGGCaagggcgggcgcggcggggcccggggggccgCCCGTGGCggggcccgcggggccgcccgcggcCGGGTGAAGTCGCCGGTGCCCCGTTACGGCTCGGCCGGGGCGGCCCTGCGCgtggcgggcgcggcggcggcgggagcggcggccggcgtggcggcgggggcggagctGCGGCGGGCCCGGCTGGCCGGCGAGCTGGAAGCGGGCGACGGCGTCGAGTACCGCGATGGCAACTGGACCTCCGCCGCCAGCGCCTGgacccgcgccgcgcccgcccgcgacCCGCCGGGCTGGGCCgtgccctggctctgctccctggcCGCCGTCCTCCGCCGCTGA
- the MTG1 gene encoding mitochondrial ribosome-associated GTPase 1 isoform X1, whose amino-acid sequence MWPPGSRDTWRKACGRCGPPCGAPTASSRCTTLGYPPARLFIPPGCPPPPPPCAPAAPSPSRPPLRPVPYPSPAPHQPLGSLPPPSWSPQYLLPRQHAVTFLSGAHIPLSGRNPMLQEALGIRPHILVLNKTDLADPCRQPRVLERLKQQGCSHVVFTDCQRDSNVKKVTGQQPPAQPCSLLPSSQGLCAISQPHGEALVPHCEEVTLAGPEQSLFPRNSLPKAPCPLLGPHFASPPGSVLRASGCRQPGCRAAVTALLRPSLQIVPLVARLVGDSPRYHRAESTEYSILVIGVPNVGKSSLINSLRRLHLKKGKATAVGGEPGITKAVLTRIQVCEKPLMYLVDTPGVLPPKLGDVETGMKLALCGAIRDHLVGEDIMADYLLYALNKQQQFGYVQRYGLAQACDDIEPVLRRVALAQGRTQKVKVLTGTGNVNVTMLNYPAAAYEFLRDFRAGRLGRVTLD is encoded by the exons ATGTGGCCTCCTGGTTCCCGGGACACATGGCGAAAG GCCTGCGGCAGATGCGGGCCTCCCTGCGGCGCGCCGACTGCCTCATCGAGGTGCACGACGCTCGGATATCCTCCGGCACGGCTCTTCATCCCCCccgggtgtccccccccgccgcccccgtgTGCCCCAGCTGCCCCGTCTCCCTCCAGGCCGCCCCTTCGCCCAGTCCCGTACCCCTCTCCAGCTCCGCACCAGCCCctcggctccctccctcctcccagctggtCCCCCCAGTACCTGCTCCCACGCCAGCACGCAGTCACTTTCCTTAGCGGCGCTCACATCCCGCTCTCGGGCCGTAACCCCATGCTGCAGGAGGCGCTGGGCATCCGTCCACACATCCTGGTGCTGAACAAGACGGACCTGGCTGATCCCTGCCGGCAGCCG AGAGTCTTGGAGCGCCTGAAGCAGCAGGGATGCTCGCACGTTGTCTTCACTGACTGCCAGCGTGATAGCAACGTCAAGAAGGTAACGggccagcagccccctgcccagccctgctccttgcTGCCCAGCAGCCAAGGGCTGTGCGCGATCTCCCAGCCCCACGGAGAGGCCTTGGTGCCCCACTGTGAGGAGGTGACGCTGGCTGGTCCAGAGCAATCTTTGTTTCCAAGAAATTCCTTACCCAAGGCGCCCTGTCCTCTGCTTGGCCCCCATTTTGCATCTCCTCCTGGCAGTGTCCTCCGAGCGAGTGGCTGCCGCCAGCCCGGGTGCAGAGCCGCAGTCACAGCCCTTCTCCGTCCTTCTCTGCAGATCGTTCCCCTGGTTGCCAGGCTGGTGGGCGACAGCCCGCGCTACCACAGGGCCGAG AGCACCGAGTACAGCATCCTGGTGATCGGCGTGCCCAACGTGGGCAAGTCGTCGCTCATCAACTCCCTGCGGAGGCTGCACCTCAAAAAGG GGAAAGCCACCGCGGTCGGTGGCGAGCCGGGCATCACCAAAGCAGTGCTGACCAGAATCCAG GTCTGCGAGAAGCCCCTGATGTACCTGGTGGACACGCCTGGCGTGCTGCCCCCGAAGCTGGGGGACGTGGAGACGGGCATGAAGCTGGCGCTGTGCG GAGCCATCCGTGACCACCTGGTAGGGGAGGACATCATGGCCGACTACCTCCTGTATGCCCTGAACAAGCAGCAGCAGTTCGG GTACGTGCAGCGCTACGGGCTGGCCCAGGCCTGCGACGACATCGAGCCCGTGCTGAGGCGCGTGGCCCTCGCCCAGGGCAGGACGCAGAAGGTGAAGGTGCTGACGGGCACGG GGAACGTCAACGTGACGATGCTCAACTACCCGGCCGCTGCCTACGAGTTCCTGCGGGATTTCCGGGCGGGACGCCTGGGCAGGGTGACGCTGGACTGA
- the MTG1 gene encoding mitochondrial ribosome-associated GTPase 1 isoform X3, with translation MRGRVGALRAALAGPGPVPGGFRERFDFGGRDVASWFPGHMAKGLRQMRASLRRADCLIEVHDARIPLSGRNPMLQEALGIRPHILVLNKTDLADPCRQPRVLERLKQQGCSHVVFTDCQRDSNVKKVTGQQPPAQPCSLLPSSQGLCAISQPHGEALVPHCEEVTLAGPEQSLFPRNSLPKAPCPLLGPHFASPPGSVLRASGCRQPGCRAAVTALLRPSLQIVPLVARLVGDSPRYHRAESTEYSILVIGVPNVGKSSLINSLRRLHLKKGKATAVGGEPGITKAVLTRIQVCEKPLMYLVDTPGVLPPKLGDVETGMKLALCGAIRDHLVGEDIMADYLLYALNKQQQFGYVQRYGLAQACDDIEPVLRRVALAQGRTQKVKVLTGTGNVNVTMLNYPAAAYEFLRDFRAGRLGRVTLD, from the exons ATGAGAGGGCGGGTGGGAGCGCTGCGGGCGGCCCTGGCCGGTCCCGGGCCGGTGCCTGGCGGGTTCCGGGAGCGCTTCGATTTCGGCGGCCGCGATGTGGCCTCCTGGTTCCCGGGACACATGGCGAAAG GCCTGCGGCAGATGCGGGCCTCCCTGCGGCGCGCCGACTGCCTCATCGAGGTGCACGACGCTCGGAT CCCGCTCTCGGGCCGTAACCCCATGCTGCAGGAGGCGCTGGGCATCCGTCCACACATCCTGGTGCTGAACAAGACGGACCTGGCTGATCCCTGCCGGCAGCCG AGAGTCTTGGAGCGCCTGAAGCAGCAGGGATGCTCGCACGTTGTCTTCACTGACTGCCAGCGTGATAGCAACGTCAAGAAGGTAACGggccagcagccccctgcccagccctgctccttgcTGCCCAGCAGCCAAGGGCTGTGCGCGATCTCCCAGCCCCACGGAGAGGCCTTGGTGCCCCACTGTGAGGAGGTGACGCTGGCTGGTCCAGAGCAATCTTTGTTTCCAAGAAATTCCTTACCCAAGGCGCCCTGTCCTCTGCTTGGCCCCCATTTTGCATCTCCTCCTGGCAGTGTCCTCCGAGCGAGTGGCTGCCGCCAGCCCGGGTGCAGAGCCGCAGTCACAGCCCTTCTCCGTCCTTCTCTGCAGATCGTTCCCCTGGTTGCCAGGCTGGTGGGCGACAGCCCGCGCTACCACAGGGCCGAG AGCACCGAGTACAGCATCCTGGTGATCGGCGTGCCCAACGTGGGCAAGTCGTCGCTCATCAACTCCCTGCGGAGGCTGCACCTCAAAAAGG GGAAAGCCACCGCGGTCGGTGGCGAGCCGGGCATCACCAAAGCAGTGCTGACCAGAATCCAG GTCTGCGAGAAGCCCCTGATGTACCTGGTGGACACGCCTGGCGTGCTGCCCCCGAAGCTGGGGGACGTGGAGACGGGCATGAAGCTGGCGCTGTGCG GAGCCATCCGTGACCACCTGGTAGGGGAGGACATCATGGCCGACTACCTCCTGTATGCCCTGAACAAGCAGCAGCAGTTCGG GTACGTGCAGCGCTACGGGCTGGCCCAGGCCTGCGACGACATCGAGCCCGTGCTGAGGCGCGTGGCCCTCGCCCAGGGCAGGACGCAGAAGGTGAAGGTGCTGACGGGCACGG GGAACGTCAACGTGACGATGCTCAACTACCCGGCCGCTGCCTACGAGTTCCTGCGGGATTTCCGGGCGGGACGCCTGGGCAGGGTGACGCTGGACTGA
- the MTG1 gene encoding mitochondrial ribosome-associated GTPase 1 isoform X6, with product MWPPGSRDTWRKRVLERLKQQGCSHVVFTDCQRDSNVKKVTGQQPPAQPCSLLPSSQGLCAISQPHGEALVPHCEEVTLAGPEQSLFPRNSLPKAPCPLLGPHFASPPGSVLRASGCRQPGCRAAVTALLRPSLQIVPLVARLVGDSPRYHRAESTEYSILVIGVPNVGKSSLINSLRRLHLKKGKATAVGGEPGITKAVLTRIQVCEKPLMYLVDTPGVLPPKLGDVETGMKLALCGAIRDHLVGEDIMADYLLYALNKQQQFGYVQRYGLAQACDDIEPVLRRVALAQGRTQKVKVLTGTGNVNVTMLNYPAAAYEFLRDFRAGRLGRVTLD from the exons ATGTGGCCTCCTGGTTCCCGGGACACATGGCGAAAG AGAGTCTTGGAGCGCCTGAAGCAGCAGGGATGCTCGCACGTTGTCTTCACTGACTGCCAGCGTGATAGCAACGTCAAGAAGGTAACGggccagcagccccctgcccagccctgctccttgcTGCCCAGCAGCCAAGGGCTGTGCGCGATCTCCCAGCCCCACGGAGAGGCCTTGGTGCCCCACTGTGAGGAGGTGACGCTGGCTGGTCCAGAGCAATCTTTGTTTCCAAGAAATTCCTTACCCAAGGCGCCCTGTCCTCTGCTTGGCCCCCATTTTGCATCTCCTCCTGGCAGTGTCCTCCGAGCGAGTGGCTGCCGCCAGCCCGGGTGCAGAGCCGCAGTCACAGCCCTTCTCCGTCCTTCTCTGCAGATCGTTCCCCTGGTTGCCAGGCTGGTGGGCGACAGCCCGCGCTACCACAGGGCCGAG AGCACCGAGTACAGCATCCTGGTGATCGGCGTGCCCAACGTGGGCAAGTCGTCGCTCATCAACTCCCTGCGGAGGCTGCACCTCAAAAAGG GGAAAGCCACCGCGGTCGGTGGCGAGCCGGGCATCACCAAAGCAGTGCTGACCAGAATCCAG GTCTGCGAGAAGCCCCTGATGTACCTGGTGGACACGCCTGGCGTGCTGCCCCCGAAGCTGGGGGACGTGGAGACGGGCATGAAGCTGGCGCTGTGCG GAGCCATCCGTGACCACCTGGTAGGGGAGGACATCATGGCCGACTACCTCCTGTATGCCCTGAACAAGCAGCAGCAGTTCGG GTACGTGCAGCGCTACGGGCTGGCCCAGGCCTGCGACGACATCGAGCCCGTGCTGAGGCGCGTGGCCCTCGCCCAGGGCAGGACGCAGAAGGTGAAGGTGCTGACGGGCACGG GGAACGTCAACGTGACGATGCTCAACTACCCGGCCGCTGCCTACGAGTTCCTGCGGGATTTCCGGGCGGGACGCCTGGGCAGGGTGACGCTGGACTGA
- the MTG1 gene encoding mitochondrial ribosome-associated GTPase 1 isoform X8, translating into MWPPGSRDTWRKACGRCGPPCGAPTASSRCTTLGYPPARLFIPPGCPPPPPPCAPAAPSPSRPPLRPVPYPSPAPHQPLGSLPPPSWSPQYLLPRQHAVTFLSGAHIPLSGRNPMLQEALGIRPHILVLNKTDLADPCRQPRVLERLKQQGCSHVVFTDCQRDSNVKKVCEKPLMYLVDTPGVLPPKLGDVETGMKLALCGAIRDHLVGEDIMADYLLYALNKQQQFGYVQRYGLAQACDDIEPVLRRVALAQGRTQKVKVLTGTGNVNVTMLNYPAAAYEFLRDFRAGRLGRVTLD; encoded by the exons ATGTGGCCTCCTGGTTCCCGGGACACATGGCGAAAG GCCTGCGGCAGATGCGGGCCTCCCTGCGGCGCGCCGACTGCCTCATCGAGGTGCACGACGCTCGGATATCCTCCGGCACGGCTCTTCATCCCCCccgggtgtccccccccgccgcccccgtgTGCCCCAGCTGCCCCGTCTCCCTCCAGGCCGCCCCTTCGCCCAGTCCCGTACCCCTCTCCAGCTCCGCACCAGCCCctcggctccctccctcctcccagctggtCCCCCCAGTACCTGCTCCCACGCCAGCACGCAGTCACTTTCCTTAGCGGCGCTCACATCCCGCTCTCGGGCCGTAACCCCATGCTGCAGGAGGCGCTGGGCATCCGTCCACACATCCTGGTGCTGAACAAGACGGACCTGGCTGATCCCTGCCGGCAGCCG AGAGTCTTGGAGCGCCTGAAGCAGCAGGGATGCTCGCACGTTGTCTTCACTGACTGCCAGCGTGATAGCAACGTCAAGAAG GTCTGCGAGAAGCCCCTGATGTACCTGGTGGACACGCCTGGCGTGCTGCCCCCGAAGCTGGGGGACGTGGAGACGGGCATGAAGCTGGCGCTGTGCG GAGCCATCCGTGACCACCTGGTAGGGGAGGACATCATGGCCGACTACCTCCTGTATGCCCTGAACAAGCAGCAGCAGTTCGG GTACGTGCAGCGCTACGGGCTGGCCCAGGCCTGCGACGACATCGAGCCCGTGCTGAGGCGCGTGGCCCTCGCCCAGGGCAGGACGCAGAAGGTGAAGGTGCTGACGGGCACGG GGAACGTCAACGTGACGATGCTCAACTACCCGGCCGCTGCCTACGAGTTCCTGCGGGATTTCCGGGCGGGACGCCTGGGCAGGGTGACGCTGGACTGA
- the MTG1 gene encoding mitochondrial ribosome-associated GTPase 1 isoform X4, which yields MWPPGSRDTWRKACGRCGPPCGAPTASSRCTTLGYPPARLFIPPGCPPPPPPCAPAAPSPSRPPLRPVPYPSPAPHQPLGSLPPPSWSPQYLLPRQHAVTFLSGAHIPLSGRNPMLQEALGIRPHILVLNKTDLADPCRQPRVLERLKQQGCSHVVFTDCQRDSNVKKIVPLVARLVGDSPRYHRAESTEYSILVIGVPNVGKSSLINSLRRLHLKKGKATAVGGEPGITKAVLTRIQVCEKPLMYLVDTPGVLPPKLGDVETGMKLALCGAIRDHLVGEDIMADYLLYALNKQQQFGYVQRYGLAQACDDIEPVLRRVALAQGRTQKVKVLTGTGNVNVTMLNYPAAAYEFLRDFRAGRLGRVTLD from the exons ATGTGGCCTCCTGGTTCCCGGGACACATGGCGAAAG GCCTGCGGCAGATGCGGGCCTCCCTGCGGCGCGCCGACTGCCTCATCGAGGTGCACGACGCTCGGATATCCTCCGGCACGGCTCTTCATCCCCCccgggtgtccccccccgccgcccccgtgTGCCCCAGCTGCCCCGTCTCCCTCCAGGCCGCCCCTTCGCCCAGTCCCGTACCCCTCTCCAGCTCCGCACCAGCCCctcggctccctccctcctcccagctggtCCCCCCAGTACCTGCTCCCACGCCAGCACGCAGTCACTTTCCTTAGCGGCGCTCACATCCCGCTCTCGGGCCGTAACCCCATGCTGCAGGAGGCGCTGGGCATCCGTCCACACATCCTGGTGCTGAACAAGACGGACCTGGCTGATCCCTGCCGGCAGCCG AGAGTCTTGGAGCGCCTGAAGCAGCAGGGATGCTCGCACGTTGTCTTCACTGACTGCCAGCGTGATAGCAACGTCAAGAAG ATCGTTCCCCTGGTTGCCAGGCTGGTGGGCGACAGCCCGCGCTACCACAGGGCCGAG AGCACCGAGTACAGCATCCTGGTGATCGGCGTGCCCAACGTGGGCAAGTCGTCGCTCATCAACTCCCTGCGGAGGCTGCACCTCAAAAAGG GGAAAGCCACCGCGGTCGGTGGCGAGCCGGGCATCACCAAAGCAGTGCTGACCAGAATCCAG GTCTGCGAGAAGCCCCTGATGTACCTGGTGGACACGCCTGGCGTGCTGCCCCCGAAGCTGGGGGACGTGGAGACGGGCATGAAGCTGGCGCTGTGCG GAGCCATCCGTGACCACCTGGTAGGGGAGGACATCATGGCCGACTACCTCCTGTATGCCCTGAACAAGCAGCAGCAGTTCGG GTACGTGCAGCGCTACGGGCTGGCCCAGGCCTGCGACGACATCGAGCCCGTGCTGAGGCGCGTGGCCCTCGCCCAGGGCAGGACGCAGAAGGTGAAGGTGCTGACGGGCACGG GGAACGTCAACGTGACGATGCTCAACTACCCGGCCGCTGCCTACGAGTTCCTGCGGGATTTCCGGGCGGGACGCCTGGGCAGGGTGACGCTGGACTGA
- the MTG1 gene encoding mitochondrial ribosome-associated GTPase 1 isoform X7, with amino-acid sequence MRGRVGALRAALAGPGPVPGGFRERFDFGGRDVASWFPGHMAKGLRQMRASLRRADCLIEVHDARIPLSGRNPMLQEALGIRPHILVLNKTDLADPCRQPRVLERLKQQGCSHVVFTDCQRDSNVKKIVPLVARLVGDSPRYHRAESTEYSILVIGVPNVGKSSLINSLRRLHLKKGKATAVGGEPGITKAVLTRIQVCEKPLMYLVDTPGVLPPKLGDVETGMKLALCGAIRDHLVGEDIMADYLLYALNKQQQFGYVQRYGLAQACDDIEPVLRRVALAQGRTQKVKVLTGTGNVNVTMLNYPAAAYEFLRDFRAGRLGRVTLD; translated from the exons ATGAGAGGGCGGGTGGGAGCGCTGCGGGCGGCCCTGGCCGGTCCCGGGCCGGTGCCTGGCGGGTTCCGGGAGCGCTTCGATTTCGGCGGCCGCGATGTGGCCTCCTGGTTCCCGGGACACATGGCGAAAG GCCTGCGGCAGATGCGGGCCTCCCTGCGGCGCGCCGACTGCCTCATCGAGGTGCACGACGCTCGG ATCCCGCTCTCGGGCCGTAACCCCATGCTGCAGGAGGCGCTGGGCATCCGTCCACACATCCTGGTGCTGAACAAGACGGACCTGGCTGATCCCTGCCGGCAGCCG AGAGTCTTGGAGCGCCTGAAGCAGCAGGGATGCTCGCACGTTGTCTTCACTGACTGCCAGCGTGATAGCAACGTCAAGAAG ATCGTTCCCCTGGTTGCCAGGCTGGTGGGCGACAGCCCGCGCTACCACAGGGCCGAG AGCACCGAGTACAGCATCCTGGTGATCGGCGTGCCCAACGTGGGCAAGTCGTCGCTCATCAACTCCCTGCGGAGGCTGCACCTCAAAAAGG GGAAAGCCACCGCGGTCGGTGGCGAGCCGGGCATCACCAAAGCAGTGCTGACCAGAATCCAG GTCTGCGAGAAGCCCCTGATGTACCTGGTGGACACGCCTGGCGTGCTGCCCCCGAAGCTGGGGGACGTGGAGACGGGCATGAAGCTGGCGCTGTGCG GAGCCATCCGTGACCACCTGGTAGGGGAGGACATCATGGCCGACTACCTCCTGTATGCCCTGAACAAGCAGCAGCAGTTCGG GTACGTGCAGCGCTACGGGCTGGCCCAGGCCTGCGACGACATCGAGCCCGTGCTGAGGCGCGTGGCCCTCGCCCAGGGCAGGACGCAGAAGGTGAAGGTGCTGACGGGCACGG GGAACGTCAACGTGACGATGCTCAACTACCCGGCCGCTGCCTACGAGTTCCTGCGGGATTTCCGGGCGGGACGCCTGGGCAGGGTGACGCTGGACTGA
- the MTG1 gene encoding mitochondrial ribosome-associated GTPase 1 isoform X5 — protein sequence MWPPGSRDTWRKEALGIRPHILVLNKTDLADPCRQPRVLERLKQQGCSHVVFTDCQRDSNVKKVTGQQPPAQPCSLLPSSQGLCAISQPHGEALVPHCEEVTLAGPEQSLFPRNSLPKAPCPLLGPHFASPPGSVLRASGCRQPGCRAAVTALLRPSLQIVPLVARLVGDSPRYHRAESTEYSILVIGVPNVGKSSLINSLRRLHLKKGKATAVGGEPGITKAVLTRIQVCEKPLMYLVDTPGVLPPKLGDVETGMKLALCGAIRDHLVGEDIMADYLLYALNKQQQFGYVQRYGLAQACDDIEPVLRRVALAQGRTQKVKVLTGTGNVNVTMLNYPAAAYEFLRDFRAGRLGRVTLD from the exons ATGTGGCCTCCTGGTTCCCGGGACACATGGCGAAAG GAGGCGCTGGGCATCCGTCCACACATCCTGGTGCTGAACAAGACGGACCTGGCTGATCCCTGCCGGCAGCCG AGAGTCTTGGAGCGCCTGAAGCAGCAGGGATGCTCGCACGTTGTCTTCACTGACTGCCAGCGTGATAGCAACGTCAAGAAGGTAACGggccagcagccccctgcccagccctgctccttgcTGCCCAGCAGCCAAGGGCTGTGCGCGATCTCCCAGCCCCACGGAGAGGCCTTGGTGCCCCACTGTGAGGAGGTGACGCTGGCTGGTCCAGAGCAATCTTTGTTTCCAAGAAATTCCTTACCCAAGGCGCCCTGTCCTCTGCTTGGCCCCCATTTTGCATCTCCTCCTGGCAGTGTCCTCCGAGCGAGTGGCTGCCGCCAGCCCGGGTGCAGAGCCGCAGTCACAGCCCTTCTCCGTCCTTCTCTGCAGATCGTTCCCCTGGTTGCCAGGCTGGTGGGCGACAGCCCGCGCTACCACAGGGCCGAG AGCACCGAGTACAGCATCCTGGTGATCGGCGTGCCCAACGTGGGCAAGTCGTCGCTCATCAACTCCCTGCGGAGGCTGCACCTCAAAAAGG GGAAAGCCACCGCGGTCGGTGGCGAGCCGGGCATCACCAAAGCAGTGCTGACCAGAATCCAG GTCTGCGAGAAGCCCCTGATGTACCTGGTGGACACGCCTGGCGTGCTGCCCCCGAAGCTGGGGGACGTGGAGACGGGCATGAAGCTGGCGCTGTGCG GAGCCATCCGTGACCACCTGGTAGGGGAGGACATCATGGCCGACTACCTCCTGTATGCCCTGAACAAGCAGCAGCAGTTCGG GTACGTGCAGCGCTACGGGCTGGCCCAGGCCTGCGACGACATCGAGCCCGTGCTGAGGCGCGTGGCCCTCGCCCAGGGCAGGACGCAGAAGGTGAAGGTGCTGACGGGCACGG GGAACGTCAACGTGACGATGCTCAACTACCCGGCCGCTGCCTACGAGTTCCTGCGGGATTTCCGGGCGGGACGCCTGGGCAGGGTGACGCTGGACTGA
- the MTG1 gene encoding mitochondrial ribosome-associated GTPase 1 isoform X2 has protein sequence MWPPGSRDTWRKACGRCGPPCGAPTASSRCTTLGYPPARLFIPPGCPPPPPPCAPAAPSPSRPPLRPVPYPSPAPHQPLGSLPPPSWSPQYLLPRQHAVTFLSGAHIPLSGRNPMLQEALGIRPHILVLNKTDLADPCRQPRVLERLKQQGCSHVVFTDCQRDSNVKKVTGQQPPAQPCSLLPSSQGLCAISQPHGEALVPHCEEVTLAGPEQSLFPRNSLPKAPCPLLGPHFASPPGSVLRASGCRQPGCRAAVTALLRPSLQIVPLVARLVGDSPRYHRAESTEYSILVIGVPNVGKSSLINSLRRLHLKKGKATAVGGEPGITKAVLTRIQVCEKPLMYLVDTPGVLPPKLGDVETGMKLALCGAIRDHLVGEDIMADYLLYALNKQQQFGYVQRYGLAQACDDIEPVLRRVALAQGRTQKGTST, from the exons ATGTGGCCTCCTGGTTCCCGGGACACATGGCGAAAG GCCTGCGGCAGATGCGGGCCTCCCTGCGGCGCGCCGACTGCCTCATCGAGGTGCACGACGCTCGGATATCCTCCGGCACGGCTCTTCATCCCCCccgggtgtccccccccgccgcccccgtgTGCCCCAGCTGCCCCGTCTCCCTCCAGGCCGCCCCTTCGCCCAGTCCCGTACCCCTCTCCAGCTCCGCACCAGCCCctcggctccctccctcctcccagctggtCCCCCCAGTACCTGCTCCCACGCCAGCACGCAGTCACTTTCCTTAGCGGCGCTCACATCCCGCTCTCGGGCCGTAACCCCATGCTGCAGGAGGCGCTGGGCATCCGTCCACACATCCTGGTGCTGAACAAGACGGACCTGGCTGATCCCTGCCGGCAGCCG AGAGTCTTGGAGCGCCTGAAGCAGCAGGGATGCTCGCACGTTGTCTTCACTGACTGCCAGCGTGATAGCAACGTCAAGAAGGTAACGggccagcagccccctgcccagccctgctccttgcTGCCCAGCAGCCAAGGGCTGTGCGCGATCTCCCAGCCCCACGGAGAGGCCTTGGTGCCCCACTGTGAGGAGGTGACGCTGGCTGGTCCAGAGCAATCTTTGTTTCCAAGAAATTCCTTACCCAAGGCGCCCTGTCCTCTGCTTGGCCCCCATTTTGCATCTCCTCCTGGCAGTGTCCTCCGAGCGAGTGGCTGCCGCCAGCCCGGGTGCAGAGCCGCAGTCACAGCCCTTCTCCGTCCTTCTCTGCAGATCGTTCCCCTGGTTGCCAGGCTGGTGGGCGACAGCCCGCGCTACCACAGGGCCGAG AGCACCGAGTACAGCATCCTGGTGATCGGCGTGCCCAACGTGGGCAAGTCGTCGCTCATCAACTCCCTGCGGAGGCTGCACCTCAAAAAGG GGAAAGCCACCGCGGTCGGTGGCGAGCCGGGCATCACCAAAGCAGTGCTGACCAGAATCCAG GTCTGCGAGAAGCCCCTGATGTACCTGGTGGACACGCCTGGCGTGCTGCCCCCGAAGCTGGGGGACGTGGAGACGGGCATGAAGCTGGCGCTGTGCG GAGCCATCCGTGACCACCTGGTAGGGGAGGACATCATGGCCGACTACCTCCTGTATGCCCTGAACAAGCAGCAGCAGTTCGG GTACGTGCAGCGCTACGGGCTGGCCCAGGCCTGCGACGACATCGAGCCCGTGCTGAGGCGCGTGGCCCTCGCCCAGGGCAGGACGCAGAAG GGAACGTCAACGTGA